A single Lolium perenne isolate Kyuss_39 chromosome 6, Kyuss_2.0, whole genome shotgun sequence DNA region contains:
- the LOC127309581 gene encoding large ribosomal subunit protein P2B-like has protein sequence MKLVAAYLLANMAGNPSPTKDDVRKILDSVGAEVEEDKLELLFKEVEGKSVAELIAAGKEKFAYAPSGAGAGVDSAPTAAASGGGAAAEKKKEEKAEEKIEEEEDDNMFSLFDD, from the coding sequence ATGAAGCTCGTGGCAGCGTACCTGCTGGCCAACATGGCCGGGAACCCGAGCCCGACCAAGGACGACGTCCGCAAGATCCTCGACTCCGTCGGcgccgaggtggaggaggacaaGCTGGAGCTGCTGTTCAAGGAGGTGGAGGGCAAGAGCGTTGCCGAGCTTATCGCTGCCGGCAAGGAGAAGTTCGCCTACGCGCcatccggtgccggtgctggcgtGGACTCGGCCCCCACCGCCGCGGCATCCGGAGGCGGCGCTGctgccgagaagaagaaggaagagaaggccgaggagaagatagaggaagaggaggatgacaaCATGTTTAGCCTCTTCGACGACTAA
- the LOC139832423 gene encoding uncharacterized protein, translating into MSSGDDFDLSDSSSSDDSDLEELLQDDDLESTILLLAVKDPEDRAKLLNRRRGSVFGWNHIQRNRLLGHEQLMEDYFAEVPTYPAHLFRRRYRMRRSLFVRIVKACELHSNYFKQRRNAAGVMGFSAFQKIFAAMRVIAYGIPADYTDEYLRIGENTTTESVRRSPLFAKLANGEAPTCNYKVMNNEYSMGYYLADGIYPDWETFVKSVKDPQDRIEAEFAKAQELARKDIERAFGVLQARFAIVRGHARFWDKKTLINIMTCCVIFHNTIIEDERDLSLPCFFDNVGTRVEPQRNPDRIEAFLETHRQIDNASTHIQLVYDLKMHHWQRHGRHL; encoded by the exons ATGAGCTCGGGCGACGATTTCGATCTGTCGGATTCGTCGAGCTCCGACGATTCCGACCTCGAAGAGCTGCTCCAGGACGACGACTTGGAGTCCACCATACTCCTCCTCGCCGTCAAGGACCCGGAGGATCGCGCAAAGCTGCTGAATCGGAGGCGCGGTTCCGTGTTCGGCTGGAACCACATCCAGCGGAATCGCCTCCTCGGCCACGAGCAGCTGATGGAGGACTACTTCGCCGAGGTACCTACTTATCCTGCCCATCTGTTCCGTAGGAGGTATCGCATGCGGCGTAGCTTGTTCGTCCGAATCGTGAAGGCCTGCGAATTGCATTCAAATTACTTCAAGCAACGTAGGAATGCCGCCGGGGTGATGGGTTTCAGCGCTTTCCAAAAGATCTTTGCTGCCATGAGGGTCATTGCGTATGGCATCCCTGCGGATTACACCGACGAGTATCTTCGAATTGGCGAAAATACTACCACAGAGTCAGTCCGCAG GTCTCCTTTGTTTGCTAAATTAGCAAATGGGGAAGCACCCACTTGCAACTACAAGGTCATGAACAATGAGTACTCAATGGGATATTACctagctgatggtatctatccgGATTGGGAAACTTTTGTTAAGTCTGTCAAGGATCCCCAAGATAGAATAGAAGCTGAATTTGCCAAGGCTCAAGAACTAGCTCGCAAGGACattgagagagcttttggtgttttgcaagcaaggtttgctaTTGTTCGTGGCCATGCCAGATTTTGGGACAAGAAAACCCTTATCAacatcatgacatgttgtgtgatttTTCACAACACGATCATCGAGGATGAAAGAGACTtgagcttgccctgcttcttTGACAATGTTGGCACCCGAGTGGAACCCCAACGCAATCCAGATCGTATTGAAGCTTTCCTTGAGACACATCGACAGATTGACAATGCCAGTACCCATATCCAGCTCGTCTATGATCTGAAGATGCACCACTGGCAGCGACATGGCCGTCACCTTTGA